The Oryzias melastigma strain HK-1 linkage group LG6, ASM292280v2, whole genome shotgun sequence genome includes a window with the following:
- the ska1 gene encoding spindle and kinetochore-associated protein 1, translating into MSDLEDISRHFQEKLWSLQQMLDLSVVELPQIKMKKFGQELCGLEGLLEELERCVDEQKQQLKNLKEMQDVYQQALQDMQHMKNNVPPHIPKKKTGVNANEAGKDSVDSQPAPAQNLKKTSRSFIKEMGFITTLEFEGIPQYMKGRVSYEQLNAAVSSMNAAATAKYKIFHQSVKGLSNHARKLHQRFKEQETKETKGQFFVVEEDIREFTQMKVDKRFQGILNMLRHCQRLRELRGGGLTRYLFL; encoded by the exons ATGTCCGACCTTGAAGACATCAGTCGACACTTTCAAGAAAAACTATGGAGCTTGCAGCAGATGCTGGATCTGTCGGTTGTAG AATTGCCTCAAATCAAGATGAAGAAATTTGgacaagaactgtgtggactGGAAGGGCTCCTGGAGGAGTTGGAACGATGTGTTGAtgagcagaagcagcagctgaagaACCTGAAG GAGATGCAGGACGTCTACCAGCAGGCTCTGCAGGACATGCAGCACATGAAGAACAACGTGCCACCTCACATTCCCAAGAAGAAGACTGGTGTCAA TGCAAATGAGGCAGGCAAGGACAGTGTGGACAGTCAGCCGGCCCCTGCGCAGAACCTCAAAAAGACCAGCAGGAGTTTCATCAAGGAGATGGGCTTCATCACAACCCTGGAGTTTGAGGGCATCCCTCA GTACATGAAAGGCCGCGTGTCCTACGAGCAGCTGAATGCTGCGGTGAGCAGCATGAACGCCGCTGCAACCGCTAAATACAAGATCTTCCACCAGTCTGTGAAAGGTCTGAGCAACCACGCTCGCAAGCTTCACCAGCGCTTCAAGGAACAGGAGACCAAAGAGACCAAAG GTCAGTTCTTTGTGGTGGAGGAGGACATTCGAGAGTTTACCCAGATGAAGGTGGACAAACGCTTCCAGGGGATCCTGAACATGCTGCGGCACTGCCAGCGCCTACGCGAGCTCCGGGGTGGCGGCCTGACCCGGTACCTGTTTCTGTGA